One region of Arthrobacter sp. StoSoilB22 genomic DNA includes:
- a CDS encoding inositol-3-phosphate synthase translates to MSSHPIRVAIVGVGNCAASLVQGVQYYRDADPKATIPGLMHVEFGQYHVNDVHFVAAFDVDSKKVGLDLADAIGASENNTIKIADVPATGVTVQRGHTLDGLGKYYRETIVEAPEEAVDIVAALREAKADVMVCYLPVGSDQAAKFYAQCAIDAGVAFVNALPVFIAGTKEWADKFTEAGVPIVGDDIKSQIGATITHRVMAKLFEDRGVTLDRTYQLNVGGNMDFKNMLERDRLESKKISKTQAVTSNVEAELHADDVHIGPSDYVAWLDDRKWAFVRLEGRNFGDAPVSLEYKLEVWDSPNSAGVIIDAIRAAKIGLDRGIGGPLLSASSYFMKSPPEQFNDDIARDKVEAFIRGDIER, encoded by the coding sequence GTGTCTTCACATCCGATTCGTGTTGCCATTGTCGGCGTAGGCAACTGCGCCGCATCGCTGGTCCAAGGTGTTCAGTACTATCGCGACGCTGACCCCAAGGCCACGATCCCGGGTCTGATGCACGTCGAGTTCGGCCAGTACCACGTCAACGACGTTCACTTCGTTGCTGCTTTCGATGTCGATAGCAAGAAGGTTGGGCTCGACCTCGCTGACGCCATCGGTGCCAGCGAAAACAACACCATCAAGATCGCCGACGTTCCCGCAACAGGCGTGACTGTCCAGCGCGGTCACACCCTCGATGGTCTGGGCAAGTACTACCGCGAGACGATCGTGGAGGCTCCGGAAGAAGCTGTAGACATCGTTGCCGCGCTCCGCGAAGCCAAAGCAGACGTTATGGTCTGCTACCTGCCCGTCGGTTCGGACCAGGCCGCCAAGTTCTACGCCCAGTGCGCCATCGACGCAGGCGTGGCCTTTGTCAACGCGTTGCCCGTTTTCATCGCCGGGACCAAGGAGTGGGCTGACAAGTTCACCGAAGCCGGCGTCCCGATTGTGGGCGACGACATCAAGAGCCAGATCGGTGCCACCATCACCCACCGTGTCATGGCCAAGCTGTTCGAAGACCGCGGCGTCACCCTGGACCGCACGTACCAGCTGAACGTTGGCGGCAACATGGACTTCAAGAACATGCTTGAGCGCGATCGCCTCGAGTCCAAGAAGATCTCCAAGACCCAGGCCGTCACCTCCAACGTTGAGGCTGAGCTGCACGCCGACGACGTCCACATCGGACCGTCCGACTACGTTGCCTGGCTCGATGACCGCAAGTGGGCCTTCGTCCGCCTTGAAGGCCGTAACTTCGGTGACGCCCCTGTTTCGCTCGAGTACAAGCTCGAAGTGTGGGACTCCCCGAACTCTGCCGGTGTGATCATTGACGCCATCCGCGCTGCGAAGATCGGCCTGGACCGCGGAATCGGCGGCCCGCTGCTCTCCGCATCCAGCTACTTCATGAAGTCGCCGCCGGAGCAGTTCAACGACGACATCGCCCGCGACAAGGTTGAAGCCTTCATCCGCGGCGACATCGAACGCTAA
- a CDS encoding formate--tetrahydrofolate ligase, producing the protein MSENKVMSDLEIAHHATMLSIEEVAERAGIPVDALELYGPYKAKINTAKLVLPQGKAPGKVVLVSAMSPTPAGEGKSTTTVGLADSLARAGHNVMIALREPSLGPILGMKGGATGGGYSQVLPMDDINLHFTGDFHAITSANNALMALVDNHIFQGNHLGIDPRRMTFKRVLDMNDRALREVIIGLGGPMQGVPRQDGFDITVASEIMAVFCLASDLDDLRDRLGRITFGYTYDRAPVTVSDLGVEGALTMLLKDAIKPNLVQTIAGTPALVHGGPFANIAHGCNSLIATRTAMQLADVVVTEAGFGADLGAEKYMDIKARIADVAPSAVVVVATIRALKMQGGVAKENLSEPNIEAVAAGVENLKRHVGNVAKFGISPVVSINKFGTDSPEELQWLLAWCAAEGVQAAVADVWGRGGGGDGGDELAAKVAAALDVPTDFHHLYPLELSVEDKIRTIAQEIYGADGVEFSVPAIKRLAEIEKNGWSELPVCMAKTQYSFTDDASRLGAPKGFRVHVRDLIPKTGAGFIVALTGAVMTMPGLPKEPAAMRMDVDADGNPTGLF; encoded by the coding sequence ATGTCTGAAAACAAGGTCATGAGTGATCTTGAGATTGCCCACCACGCCACCATGCTTTCCATTGAAGAGGTGGCCGAACGCGCCGGCATTCCCGTGGATGCACTTGAGCTGTACGGGCCTTACAAGGCCAAGATCAACACGGCCAAACTGGTACTGCCTCAGGGCAAGGCCCCCGGCAAGGTAGTGCTCGTCTCCGCCATGTCCCCCACTCCTGCCGGTGAAGGCAAGTCGACCACCACAGTGGGACTCGCTGATTCCCTGGCCCGCGCAGGCCACAACGTGATGATCGCCCTGCGTGAGCCCTCTCTCGGTCCGATTCTGGGCATGAAAGGTGGAGCCACGGGCGGCGGTTACTCCCAGGTGTTGCCCATGGACGACATCAACCTGCATTTCACGGGCGACTTCCACGCCATCACCTCGGCAAACAACGCCCTCATGGCCTTGGTGGACAACCACATTTTCCAGGGCAACCACCTCGGCATCGATCCACGCCGCATGACGTTCAAACGCGTGCTGGACATGAACGACCGCGCTTTGCGCGAAGTGATCATCGGACTCGGCGGCCCCATGCAGGGAGTGCCCAGGCAAGACGGCTTCGATATCACCGTGGCCTCGGAAATCATGGCGGTCTTCTGTCTCGCCTCAGACCTTGACGATCTTCGGGACCGGCTGGGACGCATCACCTTCGGGTACACCTACGACCGCGCACCCGTCACGGTGTCGGACCTCGGTGTGGAGGGCGCTCTCACCATGCTCTTGAAGGATGCCATCAAGCCCAACCTCGTCCAAACCATCGCAGGGACGCCCGCTTTGGTCCACGGCGGCCCCTTCGCAAACATCGCCCACGGGTGCAATTCGTTGATCGCCACCCGCACCGCCATGCAGCTTGCCGACGTCGTGGTCACCGAAGCAGGCTTCGGCGCGGACCTTGGTGCGGAGAAGTACATGGACATCAAGGCGCGCATCGCCGACGTGGCGCCATCCGCCGTCGTAGTAGTAGCCACCATCCGCGCCCTCAAAATGCAGGGCGGAGTTGCCAAGGAGAACCTCAGCGAGCCAAACATCGAAGCCGTGGCGGCCGGCGTCGAGAATTTGAAAAGGCACGTGGGAAACGTGGCCAAGTTCGGTATTTCCCCCGTTGTGTCCATCAACAAATTCGGAACGGACAGTCCGGAGGAACTTCAGTGGCTCCTTGCCTGGTGCGCCGCGGAAGGCGTTCAGGCGGCGGTTGCCGATGTTTGGGGGCGCGGTGGCGGAGGCGACGGTGGTGATGAGCTCGCCGCCAAGGTGGCAGCCGCACTGGATGTGCCAACCGACTTCCACCACCTCTACCCGCTGGAACTCAGTGTTGAGGACAAGATCCGGACGATCGCGCAGGAGATCTACGGGGCCGACGGTGTGGAATTCTCTGTGCCGGCAATCAAACGTCTCGCCGAGATCGAGAAGAACGGCTGGTCAGAGCTCCCCGTGTGTATGGCCAAGACACAATACTCCTTCACCGACGATGCTTCCCGACTGGGTGCGCCCAAAGGATTCCGCGTGCACGTTCGCGATCTGATTCCCAAGACCGGTGCTGGATTCATCGTTGCGCTGACCGGTGCGGTGATGACCATGCCCGGCCTTCCCAAGGAACCGGCCGCCATGCGCATGGACGTGGATGCCGACGGCAACCCTACCGGCCTCTTCTAA